CATTTGCTGCACAGCATAGTAGTATCATCACTACCATCCAAACAAGATGCTTCATTAATTCTTTTTTGATTACTAAATATAAATATGGATCGGGCGTTACAAACATCAAAAAATGTGTTTCCTCAAACGCTATACAGTACACTTACCCGGATGCAAAGATAATATTTCCATTAAATAACAGTAACAGCAAGGAGCAGGATAGAAATAAAAGGGGCTATTGATAAAGTTAAATTATATAAAAATTTTCTCTTTTATGGCATTCTCATAAACCTTTGTGATACCTTCTTCTAAACCAATAGTCGCTTTCCAACCATAACTATGCAGTTTTCCCACATCCATTAGTTTTCTTGGAGTTCCATCTGGCTTACTGGTATCAAAGGCCAGTTCTCCTTCGAATCCGACTATTTTCTTAATTAACAGGGCTAAATCTTTAATACTGATATCCTCACCAACACCAATATTTACAAGCCCTTGATCGTTGTAATGCTGCATCAGGTAGAAACAGGCATCCGCCATATCATCAACATGCAAAAATTCGCGTTTGGGCGTACCCGTTCCCCATAACGTTACTTCAGCCTGGTTACTAACCTTTGCCTCGTGCATTTTTCGTAACATCGCGGGCAAAACGTGCGAGTTATTCAGATCATAATTGTCATTTGGGCCGTATAAGTTTGTGGGCATAACAGAAACAAAATTACATCCATACTGGGCTCTGTAAGCATCACACATTTCTATACCAGCAAGCTTGGCAATGGCATAGGGCTCATTTGTTGGCTCCAATGGTCCGGTTAGCAAATATTCTTCTTTGAGAGGTTGCGGCGCTAACTTTGGATAGATGCAGGAAGATCCGAGAAACATTAACTTCTTGGCACCCTGAAGATGAGCGTGATGGATCACATTATTCTGGATCATTAAATTTTCATAGATGAACTGCCCCCGGTAAGTATTATTAGCCATAATACCACCTACTTTAGCTGCAGCCAGAAAAATATAATCAGGCTGATATTGAACAAAAAAAGCTGCGACTGCGCTCTGGTCTCTCAGGTCAAGATCATTGGAAGTACGAGTAATAATATTAGTAAACCCTTCTCTTTCCAACCGCCTTACAATGGCAGAGCCTACCATTCCCTTATGACCAGCAACATATATCTTATCTGTGGAGTTCATGCCTATTCAAATTGATTTAACACTTTATATCCAGCATCCTTCAATAATTTTTCCCGTTGGAAAAGTTCCACATCAGCAGCCACCATTTCCTTTACAAGGGTGGCCAGATTATATCTGGGTTCCCAACCCAGTTTCGTTTTAGATTTTGTCGGATCTCCTATCAGCAAATCTACTTCTGTTGGGCGAAAATATCTTGGATCTATCGCCACAACTTCCCAGCCAACCGATAGAGGTATATCTTGCCGGCTACAGCTTTTCACATACCCCTTCTCCGCTACCCCTGTACCTTTAAATTCAACTTCCACCCCTACTTCCGAAAACGCCATCCGGATAAAATCCCTTACCGTAGTAGTAATACCTGTTGCAATTACATAGTCCTCCGGTTTTTCCTGTTGTAAAATCAACCACATGGCCTCTACATAATCCTTTGCATGGCCCCAATCACGTCTGGCATCCAGATTCCCCATGAAAAGTTTGTCCTGCAATCCTAATGACAACTTGGCTACTGCCCGAGTGATTTTCCTGGTTACAAAAGTTTCGCCCCGTAGTGGACTTTCATGATTAAACAAGATACCATTACAGGCAAACATATTGTATGCTTCCCGGTAATTGACCGTGATCCAGTAAGCATACATTTTTGCTACCGCATATGGAGAACGCGGGTAAAATGGGGTCTTCTCCGACTGTGGTACCTCCTGCACTAAACCATACAATTCCGATGTGGAAGCTTGATATATCTTTGTTTTTAAAGTCAATCCCAGTAATCGAACTGCCTCCAGTATCCGTAATGTACCAATACCATCCACGTCAGCCGTATACTCTGGTGCTTCAAAGCTAACCTGAACGTGACTCATAGCTCCCAGGTTGTATATTTCATCAGGCTGCACTTCCTGAATAATGCGTATAAGATTCGTACTGTCAGTTAAATCTCCGTAGTGGAGCTTAAAGCGTATATTTTTTTCATGTGGATCCTGGTAGAGATGATCCACTCTGTCTGTATTAAAGAGAGAACTTCTCCTTTTAATACCATGAACTTCATACCCTTTGGTCAGCAATAGTTGAGCAAGGTATGCACCATCTTGGCCTGTAATTCCGGTAATAAGAGCTACTTTCATAAAAAATGATATATTCATTTTTAATTAAAACCATTACTTCGCACCAACTTCCGCCGTAATAGCAGCCAACGTATTGGCGAGGCCCTGGGCAAGCGTATAAGCAGGTTTATATCCACTTTTAATGATAGCAATATTTTCAAACTGTGTGGTAGCGCAAAATTTCTTTACCCTCACAGCACTGATAGGTAATTTCTTACCTGATATTTTTGCCAAAATATCAAATCCAATTCCGCTCATATATCCCATCCAATAAGGGATTCTAATTGATGGCAATTTCTTATTCAAAGATTGTTCTGCTACTTCTACAAGTTCATTCATAGATAAATCAGGTTTATCTGCGTAATTAAAAACATGATAACCTGACATCTTCAAATCAATACAGTATCTTATAAACCCAGCAACATTTTCAACATAAGCCATGGATTTCTTATTTTCCCCTTTGCCTATCATCAAAAATTTGCCAGAAGCAATCTGTTTTAATAAATTATATACGTTTCCCTTGTTACCAGGGCCAAATACTACTGTTGGCCTTAGTATGACCAGGGTTCTATTTTCCGGATCTTTTTTGTACCATTGTCGGAGCACTTCTTCCGCATTCCATTTACTTTTACCGTAGTGATTAAAAGGATCTGCCGGGTACTCTTCAGTGGGATTGTCTTTATTAAGTCCATAAATAGCCACTGAGCTTGTAAAGAAGATCTTATTAATTCCTTTTTCTTCCATTAGCTTCAGTACGTTCTCTGTTCCTTTTACATTCACTTCATTATACAAAGAAACAGGAGCCACATCGTCTCGATGCTCTGCTGCCAATAAAATCACCCAATCACTTTCAGTATCTTTAAAGAGGTATTTCCGTATCTCGTCCGGGTTACGAACATCACCAATATGGGTGAGTGTATTAAATACACGAGAAGTTTGCTTATCTATATTTCTGAATGTTCTTCCGTCCTTTACAAGTCCCTCCCCTAATACTGTTCCGATAAAACCAGATCCGCCAATAACAAAAATCATAAACTAGCGCTTATTTAATTAATGAACGATATAGACTTAAATACTTGTCCTTATTGACTGACAAGTTAAAGTTAGCATCAAAAAAGGGCCTGATTGGGGCTTTATAATTTCTATAATTATTCTTTAAAGCATATATAGCCCGCTGAATATCCTCCACAGAGTTTTCTACCAATAATTCATTGTTTACAACAATTTCCCGACATCCACCAACATTACTCAATATTAAAGGAATTCCCGCTGACATTGCCTCTAGCCCGGACATTGGCAATCCTTCACTTTCAGATATGAGGATGAAGGCATCATAGTCCGCAAAGTTGTCAAAACTTTTGATTTCTCCAAGGAGAAAAACATTTTTAAGGTCGTTAGCCTCCACATATGCCTTAACCTGCCCTTCCTCATTACCACCGCCTACCACGTAAAGATCTGCAAAATCAATCCCCTTCATTGCTGCAACCAGCAAATCCATTCTTTTTGGATGTGAAAATCTCGCGACTGACAGAATTTTTAATTTCCTTCCAGTGCCCTGATCAATAGCAGTGGACTCTCTAAAGGGGTAAATACAATTTTTTAATAAGACTAAATTGTGTTCACCTAATCCAATTTTCTCTATGGCTGTTTGGTAATCCCCAGAAGAAACACAAATAACTTTGTTTCCCACCTTGCCTAAAACATGTTCAATTTTATTTAGGAGAAATGCCAACTTACCTCCATTATACACTGATCCCCATCCATGCGAAACATATATGCTCGCCTTACCAGTGAGCCTGGCCGCTATTCTTCCATATAAACCGGCATTAGCAGAATTTGTAATGATCAGACCAATGCGGTGCTTTTTTATATATTTTATAAGACCCAGCAGGTAGCTTACGCTTATACGACTCTCAATTCTGTCGTCCAAAAAAATGCCTTCTAATTCAGCAGATGCATTTTCAGTCAACCAGCCCTCTTTATTAGTAGCCAAATAAACTTGAAATTGAGAACTGCAGATACTAACTTGCTCTCGGACATATTTCTGAGCTCCTCCTACCTCGCTTTTAGTAATCAAAAATAAAATATTCTCTTTTTTACTCATTTCCGTTACAAAGTTTTCTTATTATTCGCGGCCCAGCCTAACGCATTGTAGCTAATTTCTTTACACTCTTGGAATTTACGGCCTTGCTGTTGCTACCACTGATCTTTATAGTTACCTGAAGGTCGTTAGCTGCCAATTGGGGGGTCCAGGTACCTTCATTTGCACACTGTATGGCATACTCTGGTCTATTATGAAGACTTGCATTCATATCAGCTAATCTAAGATATACTTTATAATTGCCCTCATTAACAGTTGCAGGCACCAATACATTCACATCAATTGTTTGTTTTCCGGGAGTCCAGCCTTTAACATTATCCTTCAACAGCGCTATATACTGTGTATTTCCACTTTCATTACTAAATACCAGTTCTACTTTTTTACCATTGAATGGTGCAGCATACCCTTCATTTGCCAGATTAATGGTTACATGAAATACTGCATTTCGTTGCGCGGAAGAAGGGAAAGTTCCCTTTTCTAATACGAAACGGTATCCCAGTTTCCGTTTAATATCATCAATACATGGCGCCCATCCGGAAAGTACTTTAGGATTGTAAGTACCATTCATGTATGAGTAGTGAAACTGTGCCAACTGTGTTTCGGTTTGTCCCCCCTTAACAGAACAATTATCATAAGGAGGATTAGCTAATGCCGATTCTCCCCCCATAGCTGTATTTCCAGCTTCGTTGCTTGTATAAGACATTAAAACCTCCTTCGTATTAGATGCTTTTGCATTCACTGAAATATCATAAGATTTAAAAGTCCCCATGTCATCGTTACTTGATAAAAAAGCATCATTATGAAAACCAATACGCGATTTCATTTGTGGCTTCTTCATTAATAATAGATAATCCTGTTTCATGGTTGGATATCTCACTTGAACAATCAGAGGGGCTGGTAGTGCTTTCAAATACGCATCCAATAGGCCTGCCCGGTCTTTTAAGTTTTGTTGAGAGGTACCACCAGGTGTACCATAATAATCTGTATAATATCCCTCTCCCCAGAGGCCGATTAGTCCCATTTGGGCAATAGCAATCACATCTTTATTCTTTTGAAATACAGGAGCTAACTGTTGAAGATGTTGCTGGGCCATATTTAATGGAGCATCCTTATATGGTGGCTTATAGCCGGCACTGGGTGAAAAATTGTAAGCAAACCGTATAATACATTTCATACCAGCCTGCCTTACTGCATTGAAGTCGTTATCTATTTGCTGCAATAGTTCTGCGGTTAGAGGCATATTCTGAAATCCATCCAAAACAAATATTCGGAGGATCAATGATGACTGTACCTTAAAGGGCGCTCCCTTAAAGGGCTCATAGCTATCTCTATAATTCTGTAAATCACTTGCTTTTAAGGGTACATAATTAGCGGCATTGGTAAGAATCGGATAATAAAATCCACGTTCTGGATTGAGTATCTCTGCACTACTTGGTCTATATATTACTACTTGCTGTGCTTTCCCAGGAAGAAAAGTAACAACAGCCCATATGAACGAAAACAAGAAAACAACATGCTTCATTTCCATAAGAAAATTTCAATTTAGTTTAATAATTTGTTATATAAACTAAGATGCTCATCCCCAATTTTTCCAATATCAAAATCCTTTGCTATCCTATCTCTTACTTTGCTGCTTTGTTCGCTGTATGTGTTATAATTTTTCATTACCAGCTCCATGCAGGCGGCTATTGATTCAGGCGTCTGTTTCGTAAATACCACTTCTTCAGGAGAGAAAAATTCGGGAATACTCCCCACCGCCGTGGAGATTACAGGTAACCCGCAGGCAAATGCTTCTAATATTGATATCGGAAGCCCTTCCCATAGCGAAGTCAACATAAAACAATGACATTGATTCATCAAAAAGGAAATATCGCTTCGGTAGCCAAGGAGTTTAACAATATTCTCCAGGCCATAACTGGCAATACGCGTTTTCAAATCTCCTTCCAGCTCACCAGTACCTGCAAACAACACTTGAAATTCATATCTGTGCTTTAACATACTAGCAGCCTCTACCATGCTTTTATGATTCTTGACTTCATCAAGTCTGGCCACAGACACAAAGGTAAACTTCTTATTTTTACTACCAACCTGGCTATAATCAGACAATTTAACACCATTGGGGATAATGTAAGTATACTTTTTCTTATAGATCCAACTCTTCATCTGACCAGAGAATATTATATCGGCAGCTCTTAACATTTTGGTAAATCCAACTATATATTCACGGAATACAGACCCAATATTAAAGCTATGAGATGTAAAAACTACTTTTACATTGCTCTTTATAAACTTGATGGGTATTGCATAAATAATAGGGTGAAACATGTGACAATGCAGTATGTTGACATTTCTTTCCTTAATAAGTTTATATAACCTGAAAATTGATTTAAAAAAAGAAGAGAAACTTTTATTTACCCCTAAAAAGATCACTTCTATTCCTGCTTTATCAAACTGAGAAAGTAATTTATTGTCATTCGTTATAGAAACAACGATTAGCCTAATCTTTTCACTTTGGACAGCGCTCAAATCCAGAACAGCCCGTTCTGCTCCCCCCACATTTAATCCTGTTACCAAATGTATAACACTTAAATTTCTACTATTGCTCATATAGCCTCATGTATTTTTCTGCAGTAATGGCAATGTTGTATTTATTATTAAATTCCTGAATACAATTTTGTTTAATAGCCGTTTTATCTATTGTTTTTAAGCCCATCGATATGGCTTTATAATATTCGTCCAAGCTTAAATCGTTACTCAGGAAACCTGTTTTCCCATTCTCCAGCATTTCCATAATTCCCCCAACAGGAGTAGATACTGGTACGCATCCAGCAGCCAATGCCTCAATCAGAGAAATAGGCATCCCTTCAAAAATACTTGAAAGCGCAAAGATATCTGCCGCATAAAGAAAATCTGATATGTTTTTCTGAGATCCCATGAAATACACCTGATCAGTCTTCTTCAAAAGAAGTTCTTTATACAATTGCTTATCTATGACACTTCCTATAATAAACAAAAAACATTTTTTCTCATTTTCAATATTAAACCGATTAACCGCATCAATTAATAGTGCCTGGTTCTTCGCTGGAGCAATACGCGCCACATTTACAATCACGAAGGCACCCGCTGTATCAACCGGAAATAATTCTTCTCTTTTCTTTCTTACTATTGGCTCTTTTACCGGCGTTCTTCCATTTTCTATCAGACAATCATTCGCCAAGCTGTAACATTCCCTAAAAGACGAAGAGCTTGCCTGGGAAATGGTAACGGGCTTTATTAACGATTCCGCGTACAACCATTTCCTGATCTTTCTTACATTCGCTGAATCACATTCTTTATAGGCATCGTTATGGAGTGTGTGAAAATAGGCGACCTTCTTGTTCGCCATCTTATAGCACACTGCATATTCCAATGCATTGATATGAGTATGAACAATATCAGGCTTTATTTTTGATAACAGCTTTGTTAACTTTATCAACACCAATGGATCAAAAGATTTCTTCTTTTTCAGTGAATGATAGATTACACCAGAACTCAGTTCTTCCAGAAAAGTTGCCGTTAGGTCATTGTCAAATAGTGATATAAGATATATTTCGCAATTGCCCCTAATTGCCAACTCGTTACACAAATCAACAACAAATCTCTCCGCTCCACCTTTGACCAAACTAGGTATTATATGGACTATTTTTTTCTTTTGCATACTTCGTTAAGATTCCGGACCCAACAAATATTAAAATAAAATAATCTATCTTAAAAAACAATGTCCGCTGATACAAGAGCAATAATATGAAAATCAATGAAATAACACTAAAAACCAGTTGTTTCCTCCAATGTTGAATTAAAATAATGAGTAACAACATGTAACTAACAATTACTATTCCCTTTTCGTATATAGTTATCCGGTAGGACAATCCCGATGCACCAAACTCCTCTGTCACTGAATTTTTCCCTTTGCCAAACAACAGCTCAGTTCCTCCGTTGGCCATCAACTTGTCATATGCATTATTAAACCCCTCTAATATATCCCTGTTATCGACAACGCCAATGATAAGACCATTTTCCCACTTAAATCGATTGTAGACCGCAAATTCAAACAACGGTATTTCTTTCAGCTGATTCAAAATCGCAATTAGAGTGAAATAGAAGACTATAAATGCAGCAATTACGGTAAATATTTTTCTTATCCGTTGCCGATTTGATAGATCCCGGATATCTGAAAAATAATATAGTATTGGAAAGGTGATTATAAAGAAAAGTGATACAGAAAGGACGCCGGCAATAATATAGGCAAGATACTCCTTTTGACTTAAGAACCGCCTGTAATACAACACTACAATTGCTGCTAGTGAACCAACTACACCGGGTTCGTCAAACACAGAGGAGAACCTAAAACGCACTGTATCCTGTGTATAATACAAGAAGAAATAATTCTCATAACTTCTTTTGTCGAGGTCTCTTACATAATTTAGGTGCGGAAGTGAAATGACGTTAATTAACAAGTAAATTAGAAACCCTGGTATAAAAAGATAAAGGATCAGACGTAGATAAGTTTTAACAACGTAAGTCTGATACTCTTCTTTTAATAACAAAAAACTGACTATCGGCAATGTAGAAGAAAATAGATACTGTATAGAGGCCGGTAAGGATTTCTCGTCCCATACATTCCAAACCAGGGGTATTGCCATAACAGCCCATATATACTTTTCTATTTTATTCTTTCTGACTAGAAAAAATATTGCCGGGATGTTGATTAACTTAAGTCCATATGTGAACAACTTACCAGGCAAAGGATCATTCCACATTACAAATGAATCCAGGAAAGCAATTATAGCCAGATTAAAAGATATGGCTGTATATATATTGATCTTGTAGCTCTTAAGACCCACCAATTAGTTTCATTTAATGCTTCGATATTGTTCAATAATTAATCCCAAATCAACCAAATACATAGCTTATTTTTCTTAAATTTAAATATCCGGTGGATAAAGTTAAGGAAAAACAAGAAGATAATAAGTTAAGAAAATAGTACCTATTACATCTAGGATAGGGTCGACGTCTGATCAAAGAAAGCAAGTCTTCTTCTTTCCTTAAATTCTACACCAATCAAGGGCATGTACATATCTTCAGACACTCTCTTTCCTTTCCATTGAATGATAAAATTCCGGATTTCATCGATATGCTCTGATACATTGTTAGCATAGCATCCAATATTTAATGCAAAGGGCACATCTTTAAAATCAGTATCATCGTATCCAATAATTATTGGAAGCCCCCAGCTCAGATATTCTCTTACTTTAAGTGGACATGCTTCCTTCATTCCCTTTCTGTATAGGGCCAACGTACCAATGCCAATATCCATATTCTGGTATAGTTCAGAAAGTTCCTGTTTATTCAGGTAACCATAAAAATGGACGTTGCTTTGAGCCGGATGATCATCATCGTAAAATCCCACTATATGAAAATTGAATTCGGGAAGCAGGGCTGCCATATGGACAACGGCGTCTTCACCTTGCCAGGGCTGCCCCGGAGAACCAACAAAAATAAGATCTATGCTCTTTTTTGTACTATTTGAAGCAGTTATTTTATTAATGGGCCTGATACCATTAGCAATGACCTCTATTGGCTTTTTATAAGCATGAAACTGTTGACCGATTTCGTTTGTTACTGTAACAAATCCCTTAACAGCATTAATAATCCTTTTTCTCCCGTACTTATAGATCAATTTATTAATCAGGCTGTAGGATAATTCTATCTCTTTGAGATCCAAAGAATTTACCTCCATTATAGAAGGAAAAGATCTTAATATTTTATCAAGATAAGGAAACCACATCCCCCCCTGTCTGTAATAAATGATTTCCGGTTTTATCTCCTTCAGATACTGAAGTACTTCCTGAAAAGACAGCGCCTTACCTATAAATGTCCTTAATGAATTGAAATATAATAGAGATAATCTACTGCGTTCAAATACCCTGAGATGTCGAACATCTATCAAAAATTTATTATCTGTCCGATAGGAAGTAAAACACACGAACACCTCATTCCCTTCACTCTCCCACATTTTTACCTGCATCTCCACCTTGTTCAACACTCCACTATTAGATACTATATCCCAATCCAATAAATAGGCAATTTTCATCAAAAAACATCAATAAGCTTTTTCGGATCACCGGACTTATGTGATGCTGCAAAAATATATCACTTTTTCAAATTGCCATCTAAAATAGCATTCCGCTAACCGATATTCGCCAGTTTCTATCTTTTAATGCAATCCACAATCACACTAATTATGAAAGAAGATTTATCTTTATATGTGCCCACTAAATCTTCTACATAGATGATATTACAATCTCCCATCAACAATATCACGATCTAAAACTGATTTCGTGTCAAAAACAATTGTATTGTGATCATTTCTCAACAAATTGAAATCCATTTTTAGAAATTCGTTGTGCGCCACTGCCAATATAATGGCATCATATTTATCATTGAGCTTTCCTGTCAGCTCAATTCCATATTCATGCTTTACTTCAATGGGATCTGCATGCATATCATACACATAAGTTTTTATTCCGAATTGACATAGCTCTTTATAAATATCGACTACCCTGGAGTTTCTAATATCCGGGCAATTTTCTTTAAAGGTAACTCCAAGAATTAACGCTTTGGCTCCATCAATTTTGTGTCCTTTTTTAATCATTAACTTAACTACCTTGTTGGCAACAAACATTCCCATATTATCATTTACTCTCCGCCCGGAAAGTATAACCTGCGGATAATATCCCATCGCTTCTGCTTTATGCGCAAGATAATACGGGTCTACACCAATACAGTGGCCTCCAACTAAACCAGGTTTAAATTTAAGAAAATTCCATTTAGTTCCGGCAGCTTCAATAACCTCAGTTGTATCAATTCCGATACGGTCAAAAATCAGCGCCAGCTCATTGACAAAACTAATATTAATATCTCGTTGAGCATTTTCAATAGCTTTAGATGCTTCTGCAACCTTAAGACTGGATGCTTTATGGGTTCCTGCCGAAATAATACTCTTATACAAATTATCAACAACTTCTGCTATTTCCGGAGTAGAGCCAGATGTAACTTTTCTAATCTTTGTTAATGTGTTGACTTTGTCTCCCGGATTTATTCTTTCTGGTGAATACCCGCAATAAAAATCTTTATTAAATTTCAGTCCTGAATATTTTTCCAATACAGGAACACATTCTTCTTCCGTACATCCTGGGTATACAGTAGACTCATAAATAATAATATCCCCTTTTTTAATAACCTCTCCAAGCATTTTTGATGCTCCCAATAAAGGTCTGAGATCAGGCGCTTTATATTGATCTATTGGAGTAGGAACTGTTACAATAAACACATTATACGCCTTAAGCTCACTTGATTCACTTGAAAATCGAATGCCTGAACCATTCCCGTCTCTTTTTACTATCAGTTTTTTCAGCTCATTCACATCAGCTTCCAGAGTGTGGTCTTCTCCTCTGCTCAATTCGGCTATTCGGGATTCATTTATGTCAAATCCAAGCACATCATATTTTTTCCCGAATTCCAGAGCCAGTGGCAGCCCAACATATCCCAGCCCAATGATGGCAATTTTTTTATTGTAATTCTGATTCATAAAGAAAGATGCAAATTTAGATTGGTTCAGCTCATAATTTCTTTGTAGATCCTGTAGAACAAAAGTGTTAGTGAAGTCAGGAATCCACCAAGGATAGCTCCAATTACAATTCCCTTTAGCTCACCTAATTTCTTAATTTCCAGAGGTAATATTGGTCTATCGATGATTTGTATTACTGGCATTTCGCGCGCCATTGCAATTTTGCTAAGTTCTAAGTTTTTAACAACTTCGCCATATAAAGTTTGAAGCACTACTTTGTCGCGTAAAGCCAGCTCTGTACCAACACTAGCTACCTGCTTCGCCGGATTAACATTTAAGTCCTGTACACTAGCTGCCGAATAGGTTTTACGGTCAAGTAGTATTCTCATTGAATCTGCCTGCAATTGCAGTCGATCAACATTGGCTTTTGTTTTCTGTGTTTTAGTATCTATATAGAAATCAATTGCTTCCTTTACCAGGGCTTCTGTCATCCTTAGAGAAAATGTATCGACGGGTGAAACCACTTCAACAGATATAAAACTTAATTTTTTATCTACTTTCTCAACTTTCAGATTGTTTTTCACTATTATTTTCCGGATGGCATTGAGAACGCTATCCTGATCTAGTGTAAATGCACTCCTTTTCTCATTAAGAGGGAACTGAACATCGAACGGCTTTTTCTGCTTACTCCATGCTTTCCTTAGATTACTAAATCTGATAAAGCACTCCGCTAATGTCATTTGTTTATTCTGATATTGTACAGGGGATAAGAGTGCTCTTTCAACAATAAGGCGGGTTTTGAGAAACTCCATGATATTATCACCTGCGAACAAACTTCCACCACTACCATTATTAAGGTCAATTCCAAATTGACTAGCCAATCCTGAATAAGCACCAAGAGGGCTACTGGAATTATCCTCCAAAACAAAAGTCAGATCTGCTACATATTGAGGCTTAGACCGCAACGCAGATAATAACCCCAAAACAGCGCCTAAACAGGTGATTCCAAGGATTAGAAATTTCTTCTTCCAAAAGAATCTGCTCCATTCCTGTATTTTTATGATTAGCTCTTTCAGAGAAATTTCATCTGCTCCGCCTTTATCCGTTGCTTGTTCCTTACCTTGTTCCATTAAAAAAACTTTAATTTTAATAATTTTATTTTGCTCTGGTAAGAATTGTAACAATTATCAAGGCGATTGAAGCAATACTGCTGCCTAATCCGATAAGCTCCTGGCTGGTCAATGGTCTTTTCTCTCTCTTACTTGGTACATACACCTCTGCACCTGGTTTCACTTTGGGATATTTGTTGAAAAGAAATATTTTCTTAGTGCTTTTGACCTCTCCGTTTGGATATACAATATAACTACGCCTCTTTAGTGCAGACGAAGTAAATCCGCCCGATCCCCGTATGTAATCTCTAAAAGAATAAGATTTGTCGTAACGAATTTTCTTGGGAAAATAAATTTCACCAAACAATTGGATCGTCTGCAATTTTTTCGGGACCTTTAAAACATCGCCCTCTTCCAATAACAAATCATATTTGGAACCAGGTTTTTTCACCACATTCTCAAGATTAATACCCAATAACTGATATTTTCTTTGCATCATGTTTCTGACACTTGAAATAACCGAACTATCTTCCAGCTTATTATAGAAAAGAGCTAATTTGTTATTTAGCAATGCACTGTCGCTACTGTTGATATATGTTTTTCTTAGTAGCAAAGCCCCCTCAGGGAAAGCCTCTTCTCTCAGCCCTCCTGCCCGCTTGATAACATCCGAAATCCGTTCACCCTTA
The genomic region above belongs to Chitinophaga sp. 180180018-3 and contains:
- a CDS encoding glycosyltransferase; protein product: MSNSRNLSVIHLVTGLNVGGAERAVLDLSAVQSEKIRLIVVSITNDNKLLSQFDKAGIEVIFLGVNKSFSSFFKSIFRLYKLIKERNVNILHCHMFHPIIYAIPIKFIKSNVKVVFTSHSFNIGSVFREYIVGFTKMLRAADIIFSGQMKSWIYKKKYTYIIPNGVKLSDYSQVGSKNKKFTFVSVARLDEVKNHKSMVEAASMLKHRYEFQVLFAGTGELEGDLKTRIASYGLENIVKLLGYRSDISFLMNQCHCFMLTSLWEGLPISILEAFACGLPVISTAVGSIPEFFSPEEVVFTKQTPESIAACMELVMKNYNTYSEQSSKVRDRIAKDFDIGKIGDEHLSLYNKLLN
- a CDS encoding glycosyltransferase, with protein sequence MQKKKIVHIIPSLVKGGAERFVVDLCNELAIRGNCEIYLISLFDNDLTATFLEELSSGVIYHSLKKKKSFDPLVLIKLTKLLSKIKPDIVHTHINALEYAVCYKMANKKVAYFHTLHNDAYKECDSANVRKIRKWLYAESLIKPVTISQASSSSFRECYSLANDCLIENGRTPVKEPIVRKKREELFPVDTAGAFVIVNVARIAPAKNQALLIDAVNRFNIENEKKCFLFIIGSVIDKQLYKELLLKKTDQVYFMGSQKNISDFLYAADIFALSSIFEGMPISLIEALAAGCVPVSTPVGGIMEMLENGKTGFLSNDLSLDEYYKAISMGLKTIDKTAIKQNCIQEFNNKYNIAITAEKYMRLYEQ
- a CDS encoding glycosyltransferase, whose product is MKIAYLLDWDIVSNSGVLNKVEMQVKMWESEGNEVFVCFTSYRTDNKFLIDVRHLRVFERSRLSLLYFNSLRTFIGKALSFQEVLQYLKEIKPEIIYYRQGGMWFPYLDKILRSFPSIMEVNSLDLKEIELSYSLINKLIYKYGRKRIINAVKGFVTVTNEIGQQFHAYKKPIEVIANGIRPINKITASNSTKKSIDLIFVGSPGQPWQGEDAVVHMAALLPEFNFHIVGFYDDDHPAQSNVHFYGYLNKQELSELYQNMDIGIGTLALYRKGMKEACPLKVREYLSWGLPIIIGYDDTDFKDVPFALNIGCYANNVSEHIDEIRNFIIQWKGKRVSEDMYMPLIGVEFKERRRLAFFDQTSTLS
- a CDS encoding nucleotide sugar dehydrogenase produces the protein MNQNYNKKIAIIGLGYVGLPLALEFGKKYDVLGFDINESRIAELSRGEDHTLEADVNELKKLIVKRDGNGSGIRFSSESSELKAYNVFIVTVPTPIDQYKAPDLRPLLGASKMLGEVIKKGDIIIYESTVYPGCTEEECVPVLEKYSGLKFNKDFYCGYSPERINPGDKVNTLTKIRKVTSGSTPEIAEVVDNLYKSIISAGTHKASSLKVAEASKAIENAQRDINISFVNELALIFDRIGIDTTEVIEAAGTKWNFLKFKPGLVGGHCIGVDPYYLAHKAEAMGYYPQVILSGRRVNDNMGMFVANKVVKLMIKKGHKIDGAKALILGVTFKENCPDIRNSRVVDIYKELCQFGIKTYVYDMHADPIEVKHEYGIELTGKLNDKYDAIILAVAHNEFLKMDFNLLRNDHNTIVFDTKSVLDRDIVDGRL
- a CDS encoding lipopolysaccharide biosynthesis protein, giving the protein MLQFLPEQNKIIKIKVFLMEQGKEQATDKGGADEISLKELIIKIQEWSRFFWKKKFLILGITCLGAVLGLLSALRSKPQYVADLTFVLEDNSSSPLGAYSGLASQFGIDLNNGSGGSLFAGDNIMEFLKTRLIVERALLSPVQYQNKQMTLAECFIRFSNLRKAWSKQKKPFDVQFPLNEKRSAFTLDQDSVLNAIRKIIVKNNLKVEKVDKKLSFISVEVVSPVDTFSLRMTEALVKEAIDFYIDTKTQKTKANVDRLQLQADSMRILLDRKTYSAASVQDLNVNPAKQVASVGTELALRDKVVLQTLYGEVVKNLELSKIAMAREMPVIQIIDRPILPLEIKKLGELKGIVIGAILGGFLTSLTLLFYRIYKEIMS